The following coding sequences are from one Candidatus Angelobacter sp. window:
- a CDS encoding M3 family metallopeptidase, with protein GNEFIEAFYAPSEAKRARRTHLEGIINFFPWMAAVDAFQHWIYTHPGHSRAERSAAWLALMDRFGGDVNWDGHEQARAHLWHRQLHIFIHPFYYVEYGIAQLGALQVWANSKLDRARALADYKHALALGGSRPLPELFSAAGCRFDFSAETLKPLIALVRHELAKLN; from the coding sequence TCGGCAATGAGTTCATCGAAGCGTTTTATGCTCCGTCGGAAGCAAAGCGCGCCCGTCGCACGCACCTGGAAGGCATCATCAACTTCTTTCCCTGGATGGCCGCGGTGGATGCCTTTCAACACTGGATTTACACGCATCCCGGACATTCGCGGGCAGAACGTTCGGCGGCCTGGCTCGCGCTCATGGACCGTTTCGGCGGGGACGTGAATTGGGACGGCCATGAACAGGCGCGTGCGCATCTCTGGCATCGCCAGCTTCACATCTTCATCCACCCTTTCTACTACGTCGAATACGGCATCGCCCAACTGGGCGCGTTGCAGGTCTGGGCCAATTCAAAGCTGGATCGCGCCCGGGCGCTTGCCGACTACAAACACGCGTTGGCGCTGGGCGGCTCGCGTCCGTTGCCGGAACTGTTTTCCGCCGCCGGCTGCCGGTTCGATTTCAGCGCGGAAACGTTGAAACCGCTCATCGCACTCGTGCGTCACGAACTGGCGAAGTTGAATTGA
- a CDS encoding rhomboid family intramembrane serine protease — MRRDNTSRNWSITIAILVFNVLIFFLQYGNGRNSQNWVLEYGALSAEGLKRGYVWQLLTFQFLHAGLPHLVLNSIGLYFFGRALEGMLGKRDFIRLYLFSGILGGMLQALLGMVWTRFAGPMVGASAGICGLIAAFSMLAPDSQIYVWMVVPIRARYFLPIMSGLTALLMVTSTESHVAHAAHLGGILGGVVYLKWVLGTARPLFDWARLRRKAPRRELVKAISSKPSFWRRESAKPSDSPQSADFISVEVDPILDKISAQGIQSLTDRERRILEAARAKMSKH; from the coding sequence ATGCGCAGAGACAACACCTCGAGGAACTGGTCGATTACGATCGCCATTCTGGTGTTCAACGTGTTGATCTTCTTTCTGCAATACGGCAACGGCCGCAACTCGCAGAATTGGGTGCTCGAATACGGCGCGTTGAGCGCGGAGGGTCTGAAGCGAGGTTATGTCTGGCAGCTCCTCACCTTTCAGTTCTTACACGCCGGGCTGCCGCACCTGGTTCTTAACTCCATTGGGCTCTATTTTTTCGGCCGGGCGCTGGAAGGAATGCTCGGGAAGCGGGACTTCATCAGGCTTTACCTTTTTAGCGGGATCCTGGGCGGCATGTTGCAGGCGCTGCTGGGAATGGTCTGGACCCGATTTGCCGGCCCGATGGTCGGGGCGTCTGCTGGTATTTGCGGGTTGATCGCCGCTTTTTCGATGCTTGCGCCGGACAGTCAGATCTACGTCTGGATGGTGGTGCCCATTCGCGCGCGATATTTTCTCCCCATCATGTCGGGTCTGACCGCGCTCTTGATGGTGACCTCGACGGAAAGCCATGTGGCCCACGCGGCGCATCTTGGTGGCATTCTGGGCGGTGTTGTCTATCTGAAATGGGTGCTCGGCACGGCGAGACCCCTCTTTGATTGGGCCCGTCTTCGCCGGAAGGCTCCCCGGCGCGAATTGGTCAAAGCAATCTCCTCCAAACCGAGTTTTTGGCGGCGGGAGAGCGCCAAACCTTCTGACAGCCCGCAATCCGCCGACTTCATCAGCGTGGAAGTTGACCCCATTCTCGACAAGATTTCCGCCCAGGGCATTCAAAGCCTCACCGATCGCGAGCGGCGCATCCTCGAAGCCGCCCGCGCCAAAATGTCGAAACACTGA
- the purB gene encoding adenylosuccinate lyase: MIQRYSRPEMRAIWTDENKLRIWLQIELLASEALVQEGVVPKTDFEKMKKGADAWFADLKGLVERQKELEKTLNHDVIGFTTAVAEKINDNASRWFHFGLTSSDIVDTAFAVQMVQSADILIADGQKLLPIIARRAKEHMMTPCIGRSHGIHGEPTTFGLKLALMHDEFTRGLERLKRARDVAAVGKLSGAVGTNAHLSPSVEEFVCEKLGLRPAPIATQVVQRDIHAEFQTTLALVGASIERWAVEFRHLQRTEVLEAEEPFAKGQKGSSAMPHKRNPITWERLTGLARVLRGNAIAALENVALWHERDISHSSVERIIFPDSCTLLDYMFGLLTRLMDGLLVYPENMKKNLGLSLGMWNSQTVLLGLIKKGLTREVAYKLVQDAAMKTWEVKHAGRDDADFVETLKSDPGVAKHFKKGELEKLCSLDFHFKEVNNRFKKLGLN; the protein is encoded by the coding sequence ATGATTCAACGGTATTCCCGCCCCGAAATGCGGGCCATCTGGACCGACGAAAACAAACTCCGCATCTGGCTCCAAATCGAACTCCTCGCCAGTGAAGCACTGGTGCAGGAAGGCGTCGTGCCGAAGACCGACTTCGAGAAAATGAAGAAAGGCGCGGACGCCTGGTTCGCCGACTTGAAGGGTCTCGTCGAGCGCCAGAAGGAACTGGAGAAGACGCTCAATCATGACGTGATCGGCTTCACCACGGCCGTCGCGGAAAAAATCAACGACAACGCCAGCCGCTGGTTTCATTTCGGCCTCACCAGTTCCGACATCGTTGACACAGCCTTCGCCGTTCAGATGGTTCAAAGCGCCGACATTCTGATCGCCGACGGGCAAAAGCTGCTCCCCATTATCGCGCGCCGCGCTAAGGAGCACATGATGACGCCGTGCATCGGTCGCAGCCATGGCATCCACGGTGAGCCGACCACCTTCGGCCTCAAGCTCGCGCTGATGCACGACGAATTCACCCGTGGGCTAGAACGTCTCAAACGCGCTCGTGATGTGGCCGCTGTTGGCAAACTATCCGGCGCCGTCGGCACCAACGCTCACTTGTCTCCGTCAGTGGAGGAATTCGTCTGCGAAAAACTCGGTCTGCGCCCCGCGCCCATCGCCACGCAAGTCGTCCAGCGCGACATCCACGCCGAGTTCCAAACCACGCTCGCCCTCGTCGGCGCCAGCATCGAACGCTGGGCGGTTGAGTTCCGCCATCTCCAGCGCACTGAAGTGCTCGAAGCCGAAGAACCGTTTGCCAAAGGACAAAAGGGTTCGAGCGCCATGCCGCACAAGCGCAATCCCATTACCTGGGAACGCCTCACCGGCCTCGCCCGCGTGCTGCGCGGCAATGCCATCGCCGCGCTCGAGAACGTCGCGCTCTGGCACGAGCGCGATATCAGCCACAGCAGCGTCGAGCGCATTATCTTCCCCGATTCCTGCACGCTGCTCGATTACATGTTCGGCCTGCTCACGCGCCTGATGGACGGCCTGCTTGTCTATCCCGAGAACATGAAAAAGAACCTCGGCCTTTCGCTCGGCATGTGGAACAGCCAGACCGTCCTGCTCGGGCTCATCAAGAAAGGTCTCACCCGCGAAGTTGCCTACAAGCTGGTTCAAGACGCCGCGATGAAGACCTGGGAAGTCAAACATGCCGGTCGTGACGACGCCGACTTTGTCGAAACCCTGAAATCTGATCCCGGCGTGGCGAAACATTTCAAAAAGGGCGAACTCGAAAAACTGTGCTCGCTCGACTTCCATTTCAAAGAAGTGAATAACCGGTTCAAGAAACTGGGGCTGAACTGA